The DNA sequence TCTAATCACAGACGCAACTGGCAAGAAATTTGGGAAGTCAGAAGGCAACGCTGTATGGCTCAATGCCGATAAGACCAGTCCTTACGAAATGTACCAATTCTGGATGAATGTCATGGACGCTGATGCCGTTCGTTTCCTTAAAATTTTCACTCTTCTTCCGCTTGATGAAATCGAAGAAATCGGGAAACAATTTGAAGCAGCTCCACATGAGCGTTTGGCACAAAAAATCTTAGCACGGAAAGTCGTTACACTCGTGCACGGTGAAAAAGCTTACAAAGAAGCACTCAACATCACCGAGCAACTTTTTGCCGGAAATATCAAAAATCTTTCTGTCAAAGAGCTTAAACAAGGTCTCCGTGGTGTGCCAAATTATCAAGTGAAAGCAGATGACAATCTCAATATCGTGGAACTTTTGGTAACGGCTGGCGTTGTCAACTCTAAACGCCAAGCGCGTGAAGATGTCCAAAACGGTGCTATTTATGTCAATGGCGAGCGCATTCAAAGCCTTGACTACACATTAACGGACGCTGACAAATTGGAAAATGAACTAACTGTTATTCGTCGTGGTAAGAAAAAATATTTTGTTTTGACTTACTAAATAGGAAAGAGAGCAATCAACTACTACATCGTTGGTTTATTGCGCTATATACTTTGAAGCTGGAGACTTTTCGCTCCAGCTTCTTTTCATTCTCACTTAGCAAAAAGCATATTACCATAGTGCTTGTTTTAGCTCCAACCGCTTTAAAAGTGTGGTTCATTTTAAAATTCCCTTTCTTTATCTACTTGTCAAAGCATTCCTCACATGTTACACTAGACACAGAAATTGATGAAAGAGAAAACGCATGAAACCCAAACTTAAACGCTTTGAAACGGCTAAGCTTTTTTCTTGCCCTTTTTGTCAGCAAGCCTTGTTTTTATCAGAAAATAGTCTCAAATGCAAAAATAAGCATTCCTTCGACTTGGCAAAGTTTGGCTATGTCAACTTGGCTCCACAGGTGAAGCAATCAAAAGACTACGATAAATCCAACTTTCAAAATCGACAATTGATTCTCGAAGCAGGATTTTACCAGCCAATTTTGAAGAAATTACTAGAAATTTTATCATCTTTACCACAACATGGTAATCTGCTGGACATTGGTTGCGGAGAAGGCTATTATGCTCGAAATTTGCAAGCACAATTACCAGATAAACATATCTATGCATTCGATTTGTCAAAAGAGTCTATTCAACTAGCAGCCAAAAGCGACCACAGCCTGACGG is a window from the Streptococcus anginosus subsp. whileyi MAS624 genome containing:
- a CDS encoding putative RNA methyltransferase — protein: MKPKLKRFETAKLFSCPFCQQALFLSENSLKCKNKHSFDLAKFGYVNLAPQVKQSKDYDKSNFQNRQLILEAGFYQPILKKLLEILSSLPQHGNLLDIGCGEGYYARNLQAQLPDKHIYAFDLSKESIQLAAKSDHSLTVNWFVGDLAHIPIQDASMDMILDIFSPANYQEFQRVLQKNGLLIKVIPSSQHLQEIRGIVAEQLTNTNYSNHKIIEHFEEAFTITNSYDVAATFSLRENEKAALLHMTPLLFNIDIDKIDWSPLTGITIAAKILVGQQK